One Rhodoferax sp. GW822-FHT02A01 genomic window, GCTGGCCGCCGGGGCCGGCACCCTGTTCATTGAGCGCGCGTCTCGGCGTGATGCCATGCGCGTGGTGCACCAGATGGCCGATCAGCTGCGTGCGGGCGACGTGCTGGCCGTGTTCCCTGAAGGCACCACCGGCGACGGAACCCAGGTGTTGCCCTTCCATGCCAATTTGCTGCAGGCGGCCATTTCCGTGAATGTGCCGGTGCAACCGGTGGCGCTGGGTTTTGCGGATGGCGTCACCGGTCAGGCCAGCCTGGTGCCGTGCTACATCGGCGACGACACCTTGGTGCAATCGCTTTGGCGCACCGCCTGTACCGACCGACTGCAGGCCATCGTGCAATACGGACAAAGCCAGACCGCGCAGGGGCGCGATAGGCGCACCTGGGCCGAAGACCTGCGCCAAGCCGTTGTGGCCCTGCGCCAGACGTCCTAGTAGGTCGAAGAGTTGGACGAGTCGCCCGAGGTGTGGTGGCGTTGCCCGCCGCCCCGTTTGGCGACGTACATGGCGCTGTCTGCCAGCACCAGAAGCTGGTCTGCGCTGTCCGCGTCTTCTGGATACAGCGCAATCCCGATGCTGGCGCCTATGACCAGCAAACGACTTCCGACCGTGTAAGGCTCGCTCACCCTGGCAATCAGCTTCCTGGCGATCTGGCCCGCTTCCGCCGCGCTGGGGTTGTCGGTCATCAGCAGGACAAATTCGTCGCCGCCAATGCGCCCGATGATGTCGGAGGCGCGCACGCATTCGCGCAGCCGCGCGGCCACTTGCTGCAGCAGCAGATCGCCGACGTCATGGCCGTGGGTATCGTTGATCAGCTTGAAACCATCCAGATCCATGAACAGCACCGCCAGGCTGCCCTTCTGGCGTTCGGCCAGGGCGAGGCTCTGCGCCATGCTGGCCTGAAAGGCCATGCGATTGGGCAAGCCGGTGAGCGGGTCGTGGTGCGCCAGATAGCTCATCTGCTTTTGCGATTGCAGCAG contains:
- a CDS encoding lysophospholipid acyltransferase family protein encodes the protein MRSAKAVWRLLQVLLHILHGLWTIWRVFPRLSQQERDARAQVWAKALLNKLSIELVVRGVPADGPVLLVANHISWLDIVAMQAVRHCRFISKSDVRHWPLVGMLAAGAGTLFIERASRRDAMRVVHQMADQLRAGDVLAVFPEGTTGDGTQVLPFHANLLQAAISVNVPVQPVALGFADGVTGQASLVPCYIGDDTLVQSLWRTACTDRLQAIVQYGQSQTAQGRDRRTWAEDLRQAVVALRQTS